The proteins below are encoded in one region of Flavobacterium nackdongense:
- the ruvX gene encoding Holliday junction resolvase RuvX gives MPRILAIDYGQKRTGIAVTDELQIIASGLTTIPSATAIDFLAAYFSKEKVEAVLIGEPKQMNGQPSESASIIKGFVTHFTNHFPEMKVIRVDERFTSKMAFQSMIDNGMSKKQRQNKALIDEISATIMLQDYLSRKVL, from the coding sequence ATGCCAAGAATACTCGCTATAGATTACGGACAAAAACGCACCGGAATCGCCGTTACCGACGAATTGCAAATTATCGCTTCAGGATTGACGACCATTCCTTCGGCTACAGCTATAGATTTTTTGGCAGCTTATTTTTCCAAAGAAAAGGTAGAAGCGGTCCTCATTGGCGAACCTAAACAAATGAACGGACAACCTTCAGAAAGTGCTTCTATTATCAAGGGATTTGTGACTCATTTTACCAATCATTTTCCAGAGATGAAAGTCATACGCGTAGACGAACGCTTTACTTCAAAAATGGCCTTCCAATCGATGATTGATAACGGAATGAGCAAAAAACAACGCCAAAACAAGGCGCTTATTGACGAAATTTCGGCTACGATTATGCTTCAGGATTATTTATCAAGGAAAGTATTGTAA
- a CDS encoding FUSC family protein, with amino-acid sequence MIATLKEITIGNNLYNALKVGLAAVIPVFIFSYLGQIEIGITIALGAFFTFPSDTPSNLQHKIKGLLITVLILTVVNIVINLTYPYPFLFYPAFAALVFILSMLSVYGQRSTMVAFSALMISCISLSHIHTGLDILYHSGLLLCGGLFYFIISIIFYYINPYRYTELQIVECINLTSKYLKLRGDLWELHSDRKEITRQQLGLQVELNTIHENLREVLVRNRTDYGSSHQNRKMLLALMSLVEIMELAIATSFDHNKLHQKFDAYPKVLITYQSLAYTLAKNLKSLSKKIRKRKRFIQKNTLSEKLSAFEFAIEEYKNNLSKNEDSEGVHMLQTMLHYAGKQVEKIKILENAYTSTVKLKDLNGREKDIEKLAITPYYPISTLIENLSFSSVEFRHSLRITATLLLGLILGKVLPFENVYWILLTIVVIMRPGYGLTKQRTFNRFIGTLLGAILGFAILSIEPSQPILVALTILFMILGLTYNPSNYKIGSTFITIYVLFLFAIIHPNDGNIIMYRVLDTFVGAVLAILANHFFWPYWESLNTNENIKKSIEANRNYLLQISILYNEKKGITENYRWARNQAFIEIGNLMASFQRMLEEPKSKQSYLQQIYKFSVVNNAMLSAAASLGTFIQSHKTTKASASFNTVFDKIIKNLNQSILLLQDENIEVTFENKEDTNDSFNELKKIREKELSEGADTTSDSFINKMREAQLVIEQLIWLTNLSENILKTTKILLKSQE; translated from the coding sequence ATGATTGCTACACTAAAAGAAATTACCATTGGCAACAATCTCTATAACGCGCTCAAAGTGGGGTTGGCTGCCGTTATACCTGTCTTTATTTTCTCGTATCTGGGCCAAATTGAAATTGGAATCACTATTGCCCTTGGTGCCTTTTTTACCTTTCCGAGTGATACGCCAAGCAACTTACAACACAAAATAAAGGGATTGTTGATCACCGTTTTGATTTTAACTGTTGTTAATATTGTAATCAATTTAACTTATCCTTATCCATTTCTTTTTTATCCTGCTTTTGCCGCATTGGTATTTATATTGTCTATGTTGTCGGTTTATGGGCAACGCTCCACGATGGTCGCTTTTTCAGCGCTAATGATTTCCTGCATTTCACTTTCGCACATTCATACTGGCCTTGACATTCTATATCATTCAGGTCTTTTACTTTGTGGCGGATTGTTCTATTTTATAATTTCCATCATTTTTTATTATATCAATCCATACCGATATACCGAGTTACAGATTGTTGAATGCATTAACTTGACCTCAAAATATTTGAAATTGCGGGGCGATTTATGGGAATTGCATTCTGACCGAAAAGAAATCACACGTCAACAATTAGGTCTTCAAGTAGAATTGAATACGATTCACGAAAATTTGAGAGAAGTCCTGGTCCGAAACAGAACAGATTACGGTTCTTCACACCAAAACAGGAAAATGCTACTCGCTTTAATGTCTTTGGTAGAAATAATGGAACTGGCTATCGCTACATCGTTTGATCATAATAAGCTCCATCAGAAATTCGATGCCTATCCAAAAGTGCTGATTACCTACCAAAGTTTAGCTTATACATTAGCCAAGAATCTAAAATCATTATCCAAAAAAATCAGAAAAAGAAAGCGATTCATTCAAAAAAACACTTTATCCGAAAAATTATCGGCCTTTGAATTTGCAATAGAGGAATACAAAAATAATCTGAGCAAAAACGAAGATTCTGAAGGGGTGCACATGCTCCAAACAATGCTGCATTATGCAGGAAAACAAGTCGAAAAAATAAAAATACTAGAAAATGCCTATACTTCAACTGTCAAACTAAAAGATTTAAATGGTAGAGAAAAAGACATAGAAAAACTAGCCATCACGCCGTATTATCCTATCAGCACTTTAATCGAAAATCTCAGTTTTTCTTCAGTAGAATTCAGGCATTCGCTACGCATCACCGCTACTTTGTTACTTGGATTGATACTCGGAAAAGTCCTGCCGTTTGAAAATGTATACTGGATATTGCTCACAATCGTGGTGATCATGCGCCCGGGATATGGCTTAACTAAACAAAGAACCTTCAATCGTTTTATAGGCACTCTGCTTGGCGCCATACTCGGTTTTGCCATTTTATCAATCGAGCCCAGTCAACCAATTCTGGTGGCGCTAACGATCCTATTTATGATTTTGGGACTCACTTACAATCCGTCTAATTATAAAATTGGCAGTACCTTTATTACGATATATGTCCTTTTCCTTTTTGCGATTATACATCCAAATGATGGCAATATCATTATGTATCGGGTCTTGGATACTTTTGTCGGAGCAGTTTTAGCCATTTTGGCCAATCACTTTTTTTGGCCCTATTGGGAATCTTTAAACACAAACGAAAACATAAAAAAATCCATCGAAGCCAATAGAAATTATTTACTGCAGATTTCGATTTTATACAATGAAAAAAAAGGAATTACCGAAAACTATCGATGGGCAAGAAATCAGGCTTTCATAGAAATTGGCAACCTTATGGCCTCCTTCCAAAGAATGCTCGAAGAACCTAAATCGAAGCAATCCTACCTTCAACAAATCTATAAATTTAGTGTTGTAAATAATGCTATGCTTTCGGCTGCGGCTTCCCTAGGCACTTTTATTCAATCGCATAAAACCACAAAGGCTTCTGCCTCTTTCAACACAGTTTTTGACAAAATCATAAAAAATTTAAACCAATCCATTTTGCTTCTTCAAGACGAAAACATAGAAGTAACTTTCGAAAATAAGGAGGACACAAACGACAGCTTTAACGAATTAAAAAAAATACGTGAGAAGGAATTGTCTGAAGGTGCCGATACTACTAGTGATTCTTTTATCAATAAAATGCGTGAAGCCCAATTGGTCATCGAGCAATTAATTTGGCTTACCAACCTGTCTGAAAATATTTTAAAAACGACGAAAATACTGTTGAAATCGCAAGAATAG
- the def gene encoding peptide deformylase yields the protein MILPIVGYGDPVLRKVGEEITPEYPNLKETIANMYETMYNAYGVGLAAQQVGLNIRLFVIDTTPFSDDEDLPTEEQKQLNGFKRTFINAKMLKEDGEIWSFNEGCLSIPDVREEVYRNERITIEYCDEDFNLKTEVFDGLIARVIQHEYDHIEGILFTDLISTLKRQLVKKKLQNIMDGKARPDYRMKFCNKKGR from the coding sequence ATGATTTTACCAATTGTTGGATATGGCGATCCAGTTTTAAGAAAAGTAGGAGAGGAGATCACTCCAGAATATCCCAACTTGAAAGAAACTATTGCAAATATGTATGAGACGATGTACAATGCTTATGGAGTGGGACTTGCAGCCCAACAGGTAGGTTTGAACATTCGTCTTTTTGTAATCGATACGACGCCATTTAGCGATGATGAGGATTTACCTACTGAAGAGCAAAAACAATTAAACGGCTTCAAAAGAACTTTTATCAACGCCAAAATGTTGAAAGAAGATGGTGAAATCTGGAGTTTTAACGAAGGTTGTCTCAGCATTCCCGATGTGCGGGAAGAAGTATATCGCAACGAAAGAATTACCATCGAGTATTGTGACGAAGATTTTAATCTAAAAACCGAAGTTTTTGATGGCCTAATTGCTCGTGTAATTCAACACGAATACGATCATATCGAAGGAATTTTGTTCACCGATTTGATTTCGACCTTAAAAAGACAATTGGTCAAAAAGAAACTGCAAAACATTATGGACGGCAAAGCAAGACCCGATTACCGTATGAAATTTTGCAACAAAAAAGGTAGATAA